CGCAGAAAAATTCGAGGCCCAGCTTGAGCCCGCCGACGTGGCGCCGAACCTTTTGCGCGAGCGTCAGAGCCGCGTCGAGGTGCGTGGTGTCGATGGCGAGGTAAAGCGGGGATGTCATGGTTTGTCCGTAGAAAATAGGTCGGTGGGGGCCGGGGGAACATCGTTTACCGGCGCGGAGGGCGTAACTTCCACGGGGCGGTTCGCGAGCGCGCGGAGGTCGGCAGCCTGTCGCTCGCTCGCGTCAAGGCGGCGCTTCATCGACCAGCGCGTCGTGCGCAGCGCGATCCACATCGGCACGCTGCCGATCAGGAAGGCTGCAAGGATCAGCACCGGCAATTTGGTATCGAGAACCTGGCCCGGCCAGATCGTGACTGTCACCGGAATCCAGTTCGCCATCGCAAAAATGACCAGCACGGCGGTCAACAGGACCCAGATGATCGTTCGCAGGATACCCACTCGTCTTGCTCCTCTGCCGGTCTGCCGCCGACCCTATGACAGAATGCCGTGCGATTCCAGTTTTTGATCCTCCCTATGCCGCAGGCAGGGGGAGGGGACCCGTCCGCGGAGCGGATGGTGGAGGGGCCGCGCAATAGCTCCTCCGTCAGCGCCGAGCGATGCGACCTCCCCATGCCTGCGGCACAGGGAGGCTATTTGTCTATCCGAACACCCGGTCAAAGATCGTGTCGACATGCTTCATATGGTAGCCGAGGTCGAAGAGCGCGGTCAGTTCGTCGGCCGACAACTTCGCGGTCACATCGGCATCGCCCTTGAGTAGTTCGAGCAACGAGAGCTGGCCGTCCGATTCCCACACCTTCATCGCGTTCCGTTGAACGAGGACATAGCTTTCCTCGCGGCTCGCGCCCGCTTGCGTCAGCGCGAGCAGGACGCGCTGCGAATGGACGAGGCCGCCCATGCGGTCGAGATTCTTCTGCATCCGCTCGGGATAGACGAGCAGCTTGTCGACGACGCCGGTCAGGCGCGCGAGCGCGAAATCGAGCGTGATCGTCGCGTCGGGACCGATGAAGCGTTCGACCGACGAGTGGCTGATATCGCGTTCGTGCCACAGCGCGACATTCTCCATCGCGGGGATCGCGGCGCTGCGGACCATGCGCGCAAGGCCAGTGAGATTCTCGGTGAGTACGGGGTTGCGCTTGTGCGGCATCGCCGACGAGCCCTTCTGGCCGGGCGAGAAATATTCCTCGGCCTCAAGCACCTCGGTGCGCTGGAGGTGGCGGACCTCGACCGACAGGCGTTCGATAGAAGAGGCGATAACGCCGAGCACGGCGAAGAACATGGCGTGGCGATCGCGCGGGATGACCTGCGTCGAGACTGGCTCGATCGCGAGGCCTAGCTTGGCGGCGACATGCTCTTCGACCCGGGGGTCGATATTGGCGAAGGTGCCGACCGCGCCCGAGATAGCGCAGGTTGCGATCTCGGCGCGTGCGGCTTGCAGGCGGAGCTTGCAGCGCGAGAATTCGGCATAGGCC
This sequence is a window from Sphingopyxis sp. USTB-05. Protein-coding genes within it:
- a CDS encoding lipopolysaccharide assembly protein LapA domain-containing protein encodes the protein MGILRTIIWVLLTAVLVIFAMANWIPVTVTIWPGQVLDTKLPVLILAAFLIGSVPMWIALRTTRWSMKRRLDASERQAADLRALANRPVEVTPSAPVNDVPPAPTDLFSTDKP
- the purB gene encoding adenylosuccinate lyase codes for the protein MVPRYARPEMTAIWSAENRFRIWFEIEAHATDALAELGTVPKSAAKALWDWWATNPVIDVAAIDAIEAVTKHDVIAFLTWVAENVGDEARFMHQGMTSSDVLDTCLAVQLSQAADILLADLDALLEAIKRRAYEHKLTPTIGRSHGIHAEPVTFGLKLAEAYAEFSRCKLRLQAARAEIATCAISGAVGTFANIDPRVEEHVAAKLGLAIEPVSTQVIPRDRHAMFFAVLGVIASSIERLSVEVRHLQRTEVLEAEEYFSPGQKGSSAMPHKRNPVLTENLTGLARMVRSAAIPAMENVALWHERDISHSSVERFIGPDATITLDFALARLTGVVDKLLVYPERMQKNLDRMGGLVHSQRVLLALTQAGASREESYVLVQRNAMKVWESDGQLSLLELLKGDADVTAKLSADELTALFDLGYHMKHVDTIFDRVFG